In Rhodamnia argentea isolate NSW1041297 chromosome 4, ASM2092103v1, whole genome shotgun sequence, the following proteins share a genomic window:
- the LOC115744616 gene encoding riboflavin biosynthesis protein PYRR, chloroplastic isoform X3, whose amino-acid sequence MALAVGASYFSPIILKPRATFANAVTCSGGNHALEAALVRRAAELADKSAGFTSPHPNVGCLVVSGGGGGDVVGEGYLYAQGTKPAEVQAVEAAGERCRGGTAFLNLEPGDCHGDHTAVSALVQEAQKACRIVNAPLVYRSASRVPFSVLKYAMTLDGKIAASSGHAAWISSKKSRSRVFELRGRSDAIVVGGNTVRLDNPRLTARHGGGHLPMRIVMTQTLDLPEEAHLWDISEVSTIVVTQRGARKSFQKYLASKGVEVVEFDILNPRDVMEYFYDRGYLSILWECGGALTASAISSGVIHKVFAFVAPKIIGGKNAPSPVGELGMVEMSQALDLIDVCYEQVGPDMLVSGFLQPIPDLTPVIPSVDETSAIDPTVTPYDSNIIFFYKTWDPYGAFSNFSPHPIQMLDENGNYATWSTVEHCYQAHKFVGVDNPLARACVEDIKSAKSPEEAARMGRSLQRQHPDLVRSDWESVKIDVMYRALKSKFSIYPHLNNMLLSTTGSVLVEASPHDLFWGGGREGEGLNYLGRLLMQLRSELLGESSTTSESTILAA is encoded by the exons ATGGCTTTGGCAGTTGGGGCTTCCTACTTCTCTCCCATTATCCTCAAACCCCGAGCCACTTTCGCCAACGCCGTCACCTGCAGCGGCGGCAACCACGCCCTCGAGGCGGCGCTCGTAAGACGGGCCGCCGAGCTTGCTGACAAGTCCGCCGGATTCACCTCTCCGCACCCCAATGTCGGTTGCTTGGTGGTGAGCGGCGGCGGGGGCGGAGACGTGGTGGGCGAGGGATATTTGTACGCTCAGGGGACGAAGCCCGCCGAGGTCCAGGCCGTCGAGGCCGCCGGCGAACGCTGTAGAGGCGGCACCGCTTTTCTTAATCTGGAGCCTGGTGATTGCCATGGTGATCATACTGCTGTTTCCGCTCTTGTCCAG GAAGCTCAAAAAGCATGCCGCATTGTCAATGCTCCTTTGGTTTACAGATCTGCTTCTCGAGTTCCATTCTCTGTTCTTAAGTATGCCATGACCCTTGATG GAAAGATAGCTGCCAGTAGCGGGCATGCTGCATGGATAAGCAGCAAAAAGTCTAGGAGTAGAGTTTTTGAGCTAAGAGGTAGGAGTGATGCAATTGTTGTGGGAGGAAATACTGTACGTTTGGACA ATCCACGCCTAACTGCTAGGCATGGTGGTGGTCACCTGCCCATGCGCATTGTGATGACGCAGACTCTTGATCTTCCTGAGGAAGCACACCTTTGGGACATCTCCGAAGTATCCACTATAGTTGTAACCCAGAGAGGTGCCAGGAAGagtttccaaaaatatttagcaTCCAAAGGGGTTGAAGTTGTTGAGTTTGATATTTTAAATCCGAGAGATGTGATGGAGTATTTCTATGATCGTGGTtacctttcaattttgtggGAGTGTGGTGGGGCGTTGACTGCATCTGCCATTTCATCTGGGGTAATACACAAG GTTTTTGCATTTGTCGCTCCTAAAATTATTGGTGGAAAAAATGCACCATCACCTGTGGGTGAACTTGGGATGGTAGAAATGTCTCAAGCCTTAGATCTGATTGATGTTTGCTATGAGCAG GTTGGACCTGATATGCTGGTGAGTGGATTTCTTCAGCCCATACCTGACCTAACACCTGTTATACCATCAGTAGATGAGACTTCTGCCATTGATCCCACAGTTACACCTTACGATTCGAACATCATATTTTTCTATAAGACATGGGATCCTTATGGAgctttctcaaatttttctcCTCATCCGATTCAAATGCTAGATGAAAATGGTAATTATGCAACTTGGTCAACTGTAGAGCACTGCTATCAG GCACACAAGTTTGTTGGAGTTGACAATCCTCTTGCACGAGCATGTGTTGAAGACATAAAATCTGCAAAAAGTCCAGAGGAGGCAGCGAGGATGGGAAGGTCTTTGCAGAGGCAGCACCCTGATCTT GTGAGATCTGACTGGGAGAGTGTGAAGATTGATGTAATGTACAGAGCCTTGAAGAGCAAGTTCTCAATTTACCCCCACTTGAATAACATGCTTCTCTCAACCACTGGTTCCGTTCTTGTTGAAGCTTCACCGCATGACCTCTTCTGGGGTGGAGGAAGGGAAGGAGAAGGATTAAATTATTTGGGCAGGCTACTAATGCAGTTGAGATCTGAGCTTCTTGGCGAGTCCTCCACTACCAGCGAAAGCACCATTTTAGCTGCATAA
- the LOC115744629 gene encoding protein CHLOROPLAST IMPORT APPARATUS 2, which produces MMSSCLSGGSRTYALDLDIIKSPTTSTRTSQTSSSPCSTISESSDSPLAICTRKPRTQRKRPNQTYNEAAALLSTVYPNIFSSKHLTNHPRESAKSHQILADESSEVLLPFRVVDDDSGSGYLLPHHQPKQDKCFSQIEPKFSPFCEKPCQSPGENEIQSKGSDLNVCWEGFQEDFDAESILDEEIEEGIIDSIMGNLSVDTNVSHRMLYSDPSYGCRSSLGFGIRRGVSAWRDVSEVNWWNFPTVDVLEISPKLNRSSNSAEKKKRSKVEKNAVESKDTEESAKEDQTPKPVTGLLLKLNYDQVVEAWSGKGSPFSDDSDGAGNDVSARLAQIDLFLESGGVREASVQRYKEKRRNRLFSKKIRYQVRKVNADQRPRMKGRFVRRPNSSTSGSKMKG; this is translated from the exons ATGATGTCTTCGTGTCTAAGCGGAGGCAGCAGAACTTATGCCCTCGATCTTGATATCATCAAATCCCCAACAACATCAACCCGAACTTCGCAAACATCGTCATCACCGTGTTCAACAATCTCCGAATCGAGCGACTCACCACTTGCGATATGCACCCGGAAGCCCCGGACACAGAGGAAGCGTCCCAACCAAACGTACAATGAAGCGGCTGCTTTACTCTCCACCGTCTATCCAAACATTTTCTCCAGCAAACATCTGACAAACCATCCACGTGAATCCGCCAAATCCCATCAAATCCTCGCCGATGAATCCTCGGAAGTGTTGCTTCCTTTTCGAGTCGTGGACGATGATTCCGGTTCTGGGTACTTGCTCCCGCATCACCAGCCAAAGCAGGACAAGTGCTTTTCCCAAATCGAGCCAAAATTCTCGCCTTTCTGCGAAAAGCCTTGCCAAAGCCCAGGGGAGAATGAAATCCAATCCAAGGGCTCGGATTTGAATGTTTGCTGGGAAGGTTTCCAAGAAGATTTCGATGCCGAATCCATCTTGGACGAAGAAATCGAGGAAGGGATCATCGACAGCATCATGGGGAATCTCAGCGTCGacaccaatgtgtcccatcgaaTGTTGTACAGCGACCCGAGCTATGGATGTCGATCGTCTTTGGGATTCGGAATCAGAAGAGGAGTGAGCGCGTGGAGAGACGTTAGCGAAGTGAATTGGTGGAACTTCCCCACCGTCGATGTGCTTGAGATATCCCCGAAGCTCAACAGGAGCTCCAATTCGgcggagaaaaagaagaggagtaAGGTCGAGAAGAACGCGGTCGAATCCAAGGATACGGAGGAGTCGGCCAAAGAGGACCAAACTCCGAAGCCGGTGACTGGGTTGCTGTTGAAACTGAACTACGACCAGGTCGTCGAGGCTTGGTCCGGCAAGGGTTCGCCATTCTCCGACGATTCCGACGGCGCCGGCAATGACGTCTCT GCAAGATTGGCCCAGATTGACTTATTTTTGGAGAGTGGGGGAGTGAGGGAAGCAAGCGTTCAGCGCTACAAGGAAAAGCGGCGTAATCGTCTCTTCTCGAAGAAGATTAGGTATCAAGTCAGAAAAGTTAATGCTGATCAAAGGCCCAGAATGAAG
- the LOC115744616 gene encoding riboflavin biosynthesis protein PYRR, chloroplastic isoform X2 codes for MALAVGASYFSPIILKPRATFANAVTCSGGNHALEAALVRRAAELADKSAGFTSPHPNVGCLVVSGGGGGDVVGEGYLYAQGTKPAEVQAVEAAGERCRGGTAFLNLEPGDCHGDHTAVSALVQAGITRAVVGMRHPLLHLRGNAIRELRGQGLQVDVFGEDLQSKIIEEAQKACRIVNAPLVYRSASRVPFSVLKYAMTLDGKIAASSGHAAWISSKKSRSRVFELRDPRLTARHGGGHLPMRIVMTQTLDLPEEAHLWDISEVSTIVVTQRGARKSFQKYLASKGVEVVEFDILNPRDVMEYFYDRGYLSILWECGGALTASAISSGVIHKVFAFVAPKIIGGKNAPSPVGELGMVEMSQALDLIDVCYEQVGPDMLVSGFLQPIPDLTPVIPSVDETSAIDPTVTPYDSNIIFFYKTWDPYGAFSNFSPHPIQMLDENGNYATWSTVEHCYQAHKFVGVDNPLARACVEDIKSAKSPEEAARMGRSLQRQHPDLVRSDWESVKIDVMYRALKSKFSIYPHLNNMLLSTTGSVLVEASPHDLFWGGGREGEGLNYLGRLLMQLRSELLGESSTTSESTILAA; via the exons ATGGCTTTGGCAGTTGGGGCTTCCTACTTCTCTCCCATTATCCTCAAACCCCGAGCCACTTTCGCCAACGCCGTCACCTGCAGCGGCGGCAACCACGCCCTCGAGGCGGCGCTCGTAAGACGGGCCGCCGAGCTTGCTGACAAGTCCGCCGGATTCACCTCTCCGCACCCCAATGTCGGTTGCTTGGTGGTGAGCGGCGGCGGGGGCGGAGACGTGGTGGGCGAGGGATATTTGTACGCTCAGGGGACGAAGCCCGCCGAGGTCCAGGCCGTCGAGGCCGCCGGCGAACGCTGTAGAGGCGGCACCGCTTTTCTTAATCTGGAGCCTGGTGATTGCCATGGTGATCATACTGCTGTTTCCGCTCTTGTCCAG GCAGGTATTACAAGAGCAGTTGTTGGGATGAGGCACCCGCTATTGCATCTCCGGGGCAATGCTATACGTGAATTAAGAGGTCAGGGACTGCAGGTCGATGTTTTTGGAGAGGATCTACAGAGTAAAATTATTGAG GAAGCTCAAAAAGCATGCCGCATTGTCAATGCTCCTTTGGTTTACAGATCTGCTTCTCGAGTTCCATTCTCTGTTCTTAAGTATGCCATGACCCTTGATG GAAAGATAGCTGCCAGTAGCGGGCATGCTGCATGGATAAGCAGCAAAAAGTCTAGGAGTAGAGTTTTTGAGCTAAGAG ATCCACGCCTAACTGCTAGGCATGGTGGTGGTCACCTGCCCATGCGCATTGTGATGACGCAGACTCTTGATCTTCCTGAGGAAGCACACCTTTGGGACATCTCCGAAGTATCCACTATAGTTGTAACCCAGAGAGGTGCCAGGAAGagtttccaaaaatatttagcaTCCAAAGGGGTTGAAGTTGTTGAGTTTGATATTTTAAATCCGAGAGATGTGATGGAGTATTTCTATGATCGTGGTtacctttcaattttgtggGAGTGTGGTGGGGCGTTGACTGCATCTGCCATTTCATCTGGGGTAATACACAAG GTTTTTGCATTTGTCGCTCCTAAAATTATTGGTGGAAAAAATGCACCATCACCTGTGGGTGAACTTGGGATGGTAGAAATGTCTCAAGCCTTAGATCTGATTGATGTTTGCTATGAGCAG GTTGGACCTGATATGCTGGTGAGTGGATTTCTTCAGCCCATACCTGACCTAACACCTGTTATACCATCAGTAGATGAGACTTCTGCCATTGATCCCACAGTTACACCTTACGATTCGAACATCATATTTTTCTATAAGACATGGGATCCTTATGGAgctttctcaaatttttctcCTCATCCGATTCAAATGCTAGATGAAAATGGTAATTATGCAACTTGGTCAACTGTAGAGCACTGCTATCAG GCACACAAGTTTGTTGGAGTTGACAATCCTCTTGCACGAGCATGTGTTGAAGACATAAAATCTGCAAAAAGTCCAGAGGAGGCAGCGAGGATGGGAAGGTCTTTGCAGAGGCAGCACCCTGATCTT GTGAGATCTGACTGGGAGAGTGTGAAGATTGATGTAATGTACAGAGCCTTGAAGAGCAAGTTCTCAATTTACCCCCACTTGAATAACATGCTTCTCTCAACCACTGGTTCCGTTCTTGTTGAAGCTTCACCGCATGACCTCTTCTGGGGTGGAGGAAGGGAAGGAGAAGGATTAAATTATTTGGGCAGGCTACTAATGCAGTTGAGATCTGAGCTTCTTGGCGAGTCCTCCACTACCAGCGAAAGCACCATTTTAGCTGCATAA
- the LOC115744616 gene encoding riboflavin biosynthesis protein PYRR, chloroplastic isoform X4, with translation MALAVGASYFSPIILKPRATFANAVTCSGGNHALEAALVRRAAELADKSAGFTSPHPNVGCLVVSGGGGGDVVGEGYLYAQGTKPAEVQAVEAAGERCRGGTAFLNLEPGDCHGDHTAVSALVQAGITRAVVGMRHPLLHLRGNAIRELRGQGLQVDVFGEDLQSKIIEEAQKACRIVNAPLVYRSASRVPFSVLKYAMTLDGKIAASSGHAAWISSKKSRSRVFELRGRSDAIVVGGNTVRLDNPRLTARHGGGHLPMRIVMTQTLDLPEEAHLWDISEVSTIVVTQRGARKSFQKYLASKGVEVVEFDILNPRDVMEYFYDRGYLSILWECGGALTASAISSGVIHKVFAFVAPKIIGGKNAPSPVGELGMVEMSQALDLIDVCYEQVGPDMLVSGFLQPIPDLTPVIPSVDETSAIDPTVTPYDSNIIFFYKTWDPYGAFSNFSPHPIQMLDENGNYATWSTVEHCYQVTSYPNFRLKITF, from the exons ATGGCTTTGGCAGTTGGGGCTTCCTACTTCTCTCCCATTATCCTCAAACCCCGAGCCACTTTCGCCAACGCCGTCACCTGCAGCGGCGGCAACCACGCCCTCGAGGCGGCGCTCGTAAGACGGGCCGCCGAGCTTGCTGACAAGTCCGCCGGATTCACCTCTCCGCACCCCAATGTCGGTTGCTTGGTGGTGAGCGGCGGCGGGGGCGGAGACGTGGTGGGCGAGGGATATTTGTACGCTCAGGGGACGAAGCCCGCCGAGGTCCAGGCCGTCGAGGCCGCCGGCGAACGCTGTAGAGGCGGCACCGCTTTTCTTAATCTGGAGCCTGGTGATTGCCATGGTGATCATACTGCTGTTTCCGCTCTTGTCCAG GCAGGTATTACAAGAGCAGTTGTTGGGATGAGGCACCCGCTATTGCATCTCCGGGGCAATGCTATACGTGAATTAAGAGGTCAGGGACTGCAGGTCGATGTTTTTGGAGAGGATCTACAGAGTAAAATTATTGAG GAAGCTCAAAAAGCATGCCGCATTGTCAATGCTCCTTTGGTTTACAGATCTGCTTCTCGAGTTCCATTCTCTGTTCTTAAGTATGCCATGACCCTTGATG GAAAGATAGCTGCCAGTAGCGGGCATGCTGCATGGATAAGCAGCAAAAAGTCTAGGAGTAGAGTTTTTGAGCTAAGAGGTAGGAGTGATGCAATTGTTGTGGGAGGAAATACTGTACGTTTGGACA ATCCACGCCTAACTGCTAGGCATGGTGGTGGTCACCTGCCCATGCGCATTGTGATGACGCAGACTCTTGATCTTCCTGAGGAAGCACACCTTTGGGACATCTCCGAAGTATCCACTATAGTTGTAACCCAGAGAGGTGCCAGGAAGagtttccaaaaatatttagcaTCCAAAGGGGTTGAAGTTGTTGAGTTTGATATTTTAAATCCGAGAGATGTGATGGAGTATTTCTATGATCGTGGTtacctttcaattttgtggGAGTGTGGTGGGGCGTTGACTGCATCTGCCATTTCATCTGGGGTAATACACAAG GTTTTTGCATTTGTCGCTCCTAAAATTATTGGTGGAAAAAATGCACCATCACCTGTGGGTGAACTTGGGATGGTAGAAATGTCTCAAGCCTTAGATCTGATTGATGTTTGCTATGAGCAG GTTGGACCTGATATGCTGGTGAGTGGATTTCTTCAGCCCATACCTGACCTAACACCTGTTATACCATCAGTAGATGAGACTTCTGCCATTGATCCCACAGTTACACCTTACGATTCGAACATCATATTTTTCTATAAGACATGGGATCCTTATGGAgctttctcaaatttttctcCTCATCCGATTCAAATGCTAGATGAAAATGGTAATTATGCAACTTGGTCAACTGTAGAGCACTGCTATCAGGTAACTAGTTATCCTAATTTTCGCCTTAAAATTACCTTCTAA
- the LOC115744616 gene encoding riboflavin biosynthesis protein PYRR, chloroplastic isoform X1 — protein sequence MALAVGASYFSPIILKPRATFANAVTCSGGNHALEAALVRRAAELADKSAGFTSPHPNVGCLVVSGGGGGDVVGEGYLYAQGTKPAEVQAVEAAGERCRGGTAFLNLEPGDCHGDHTAVSALVQAGITRAVVGMRHPLLHLRGNAIRELRGQGLQVDVFGEDLQSKIIEEAQKACRIVNAPLVYRSASRVPFSVLKYAMTLDGKIAASSGHAAWISSKKSRSRVFELRGRSDAIVVGGNTVRLDNPRLTARHGGGHLPMRIVMTQTLDLPEEAHLWDISEVSTIVVTQRGARKSFQKYLASKGVEVVEFDILNPRDVMEYFYDRGYLSILWECGGALTASAISSGVIHKVFAFVAPKIIGGKNAPSPVGELGMVEMSQALDLIDVCYEQVGPDMLVSGFLQPIPDLTPVIPSVDETSAIDPTVTPYDSNIIFFYKTWDPYGAFSNFSPHPIQMLDENGNYATWSTVEHCYQAHKFVGVDNPLARACVEDIKSAKSPEEAARMGRSLQRQHPDLVRSDWESVKIDVMYRALKSKFSIYPHLNNMLLSTTGSVLVEASPHDLFWGGGREGEGLNYLGRLLMQLRSELLGESSTTSESTILAA from the exons ATGGCTTTGGCAGTTGGGGCTTCCTACTTCTCTCCCATTATCCTCAAACCCCGAGCCACTTTCGCCAACGCCGTCACCTGCAGCGGCGGCAACCACGCCCTCGAGGCGGCGCTCGTAAGACGGGCCGCCGAGCTTGCTGACAAGTCCGCCGGATTCACCTCTCCGCACCCCAATGTCGGTTGCTTGGTGGTGAGCGGCGGCGGGGGCGGAGACGTGGTGGGCGAGGGATATTTGTACGCTCAGGGGACGAAGCCCGCCGAGGTCCAGGCCGTCGAGGCCGCCGGCGAACGCTGTAGAGGCGGCACCGCTTTTCTTAATCTGGAGCCTGGTGATTGCCATGGTGATCATACTGCTGTTTCCGCTCTTGTCCAG GCAGGTATTACAAGAGCAGTTGTTGGGATGAGGCACCCGCTATTGCATCTCCGGGGCAATGCTATACGTGAATTAAGAGGTCAGGGACTGCAGGTCGATGTTTTTGGAGAGGATCTACAGAGTAAAATTATTGAG GAAGCTCAAAAAGCATGCCGCATTGTCAATGCTCCTTTGGTTTACAGATCTGCTTCTCGAGTTCCATTCTCTGTTCTTAAGTATGCCATGACCCTTGATG GAAAGATAGCTGCCAGTAGCGGGCATGCTGCATGGATAAGCAGCAAAAAGTCTAGGAGTAGAGTTTTTGAGCTAAGAGGTAGGAGTGATGCAATTGTTGTGGGAGGAAATACTGTACGTTTGGACA ATCCACGCCTAACTGCTAGGCATGGTGGTGGTCACCTGCCCATGCGCATTGTGATGACGCAGACTCTTGATCTTCCTGAGGAAGCACACCTTTGGGACATCTCCGAAGTATCCACTATAGTTGTAACCCAGAGAGGTGCCAGGAAGagtttccaaaaatatttagcaTCCAAAGGGGTTGAAGTTGTTGAGTTTGATATTTTAAATCCGAGAGATGTGATGGAGTATTTCTATGATCGTGGTtacctttcaattttgtggGAGTGTGGTGGGGCGTTGACTGCATCTGCCATTTCATCTGGGGTAATACACAAG GTTTTTGCATTTGTCGCTCCTAAAATTATTGGTGGAAAAAATGCACCATCACCTGTGGGTGAACTTGGGATGGTAGAAATGTCTCAAGCCTTAGATCTGATTGATGTTTGCTATGAGCAG GTTGGACCTGATATGCTGGTGAGTGGATTTCTTCAGCCCATACCTGACCTAACACCTGTTATACCATCAGTAGATGAGACTTCTGCCATTGATCCCACAGTTACACCTTACGATTCGAACATCATATTTTTCTATAAGACATGGGATCCTTATGGAgctttctcaaatttttctcCTCATCCGATTCAAATGCTAGATGAAAATGGTAATTATGCAACTTGGTCAACTGTAGAGCACTGCTATCAG GCACACAAGTTTGTTGGAGTTGACAATCCTCTTGCACGAGCATGTGTTGAAGACATAAAATCTGCAAAAAGTCCAGAGGAGGCAGCGAGGATGGGAAGGTCTTTGCAGAGGCAGCACCCTGATCTT GTGAGATCTGACTGGGAGAGTGTGAAGATTGATGTAATGTACAGAGCCTTGAAGAGCAAGTTCTCAATTTACCCCCACTTGAATAACATGCTTCTCTCAACCACTGGTTCCGTTCTTGTTGAAGCTTCACCGCATGACCTCTTCTGGGGTGGAGGAAGGGAAGGAGAAGGATTAAATTATTTGGGCAGGCTACTAATGCAGTTGAGATCTGAGCTTCTTGGCGAGTCCTCCACTACCAGCGAAAGCACCATTTTAGCTGCATAA